The DNA segment CAAGTATGTCGGCTGCCTAGAAGAGAACCTGCATTTCTTGGACCTTCCGTTCTACCGAACCGGGACGATCAACAAACGGCCGGTGGGAGACGAAGACATTCAAATCATCGCGGATCTTCTCCGTCGTGTTCAACCCGACGTTGCTTTTGTCGCAGGAGACCTAGCCGATCCCCACGGCACGCATCGCGTCTGTGCTCAGGCCATTTTGCGAGCGATCGATATGATGAAAGAAGCGGGGGAGAAAGTCCCTGAAGTCCTGCTCTATCGCGGTGCTTGGCAAGAGTATGCGTTACATGAAATTGAGATCGCCGTACCGCTTAGCCCCAATCACATGGACATTAAGCGGAAAGCTATCTTTATGCACGAAAGTCAAAAGGACGAAGCGCTCTTCCCGGGAAGTGACCCTCGAGAATTCTGGCAACGTGCTGAAGACCGAAATCGACAAACCGCTGACAGCTACAATCAATTGGGATTACCTGAATATTTCTCAATGGAAGCTTTCACACGTTGGGATGGTAACCCGGTTTAGTGTCCAAGCCGTTTGCTTGATGCCCGCAGGCTTCACACGGTAACCATGCCCTCGGATCAAACGCCCAACCATGCCGCGAATCCCTGCGGCGGGCGTTTTCGCTACAACGTCTGTTGCAGATTAGCCGTCGGTTTCTTGGCGGCAGCGACCAACTTTGCCAGCGGACGTGCTGTCGAAGTTTTGGATCGCTGATACGAAACCGCATCCCGCGGAGCTTCGTTGACGGCCGTCGAACGTTTTCCGGTCTTGGTAGGCTCTGCAATCTTTTTGAACAATCGGTCCTGATTCGAAGGAAGATCCTTCTCTTCAAGGGGCTCCAGTTCCCCGCGGACCACTCGGACCTCACGAGGAGCCTCGATCCCCAACCGAATTGTGTTTCCTTGGATCCGCAACACGGTCACCGTGATGTTGTCGCCCAGCTGAATTTTTTCGTTCAATTTGCGGCTTAGAACCAACATGGCAATCTCCTTCTGCCGAATAGTTTGTGGCCTTGCTATTTCCGTTTTTCGCTTGGCCGTCAGATAATAAGAGTGTAAAGCACGTGCCGTGCCAAAAAGCTCTAGCCATCGCAGAAGAGATGCCGTAAGCTGATACCAGCAAGGAACTTGCGCCCTTTTAGTTGTTGCCGCCGCAGTTTTTGCAATCCCTTGGCGTTGTACCTTTTTACAAAGCTTTGCAATCCGTTCTCTTTTCCGAGGTAGTGATGCTAGATCGGTCGGAATACGTCGAACAAGCTTACCTCTTTCAACTCCTGCGAGAACGGATCATCGAACAGATCCCACTGCAGGAATTGCTGGAGCAGGTACAGATGGAATTGCTGGTGACGACGCGTCTACCGATGGCGGTCAATTACCTGCTGACCGAATTGAAACACAGTGGTTTGCTAAGCCCCGCGGTGGAACGACTGCAGCATTACTTCACCCCTTTCCAAGCCTTTCTGATTTCAGAAGCGGAAGACGAAACGGGGCGTTTTGACATGCGAGTCGCACTGCATGTGATGCAAGCGGACGCAAAATTTCGCAGTGATGCGATCACCCCGGCAGGGCTGTTTCTTTTTCAATTCGAAGCCCTCTGCCGAAACGGGCTGAATTACGACCGAGGGCTAAAAGCGGTCGCCGCCGACCCTCAATTTGATCCCGCATGGCAATCTTGGATCGGCGAAGTTCGCAACCAAGTCGGGTTTATCGATCTGGCCGATATGATCTTCCTCCGCAGCGAAGAATACCTTCGATTGGCAACCCAGGCAGGCCAAGACGTCCGCGATAAACCGGTCGCCCTGTTCGGTGAAAAGGAAGGAAGGATTGCCCAAGCCAATCGCCGAAAAGATCCGACCTACCTCCTAAGTGCTCTGCAACGTCACCTTAATTATCCTCCGGTCCCCCGAGCCATTCCCGTCGATACCGCCAAAGAATTGCTGCCGCAAATGATGCGTCGAATGGAACGTTTGGAAGCGAGGCTAAAACTGCTAGAGGAAGAAGCACGAGGCGGAATCGACCTCAGTAAATTCTACGTCCCGCCAACCGATTTCGCCGGTTCCTGAGTTCACAGGCGGCTTGGCCTGCTGATGATAAATGGGGCAAGAAAATGGGGGCAGGAAAATGGGGACGAGGGTAACAAGTTCCAGCTCTCAGCTTAAAAACGGGGCTTGATCTTCAGGGGCAGAATCGGTTACAGGCGAACCTCGACGCCCCCTGCGCGGAAGAACGCCATGCGCGGGTGTCAGACGACCGCTTCCGTTCATCCATAATCGTGTTCAGATAATATGATCCAGCCCATTCGCATCGGCCTGTTATTGCCTCTTCTGCTCGCCAGCGGGATGGTTTTAGGAACCTGCAGCTCGGCAAGTGCCCAGATCTCACCTGGCTCCCTGAACGGAAATTCGGGCAGTGTTTACAACGCCTTTTCCCAGGGCGAGGGAGTCGCGACGCTACAGGCTCAATTAACCAACACTCTGCGAGCGACGACGATCCAACAACAGGGTTTTATCCACCGAGTCACCGAATACGTGAACGTCGATCGCCTGCCGATTGGTTTGGTTCTGGCCGTTCAGCGATACGCGATTCGCAAGAATCCTGTGTATCCATTCCCGTACTTCGAACGTGCCATGCGTTTCGAAGCGAAGAAGCGTGGAGTCTACCTTCCCCCGGTGGCGTTGGTCGCAACGACACCAGGCGAAGCTCACAGCCTCTCTCGCGGCTACTAGGCGGTCGATCACCGGCCCTGAAGACCAGGAGGGGCTAGTTGGTTTGGTCAAACCAACCCAACGAATCGAGAAACGCGATCGATTTGTCCGTCGTGTCGCGATAGTTTTCGCCCCCGCCCGGCTGTTTCTTGTAATTGAAGAAACCGTGTTTCTGCCCTTTGTATAAATGCAATTCCGAGCGTAGCCCGGCATCCTGCATCGCCTTCTGAAATCGTTCGGCCGTAGCGACCGGGATCAAACTATCATTGGTCCCCAAAAAGACGATTGCGGGAGGATCGTCCGCCGTGATGTTCTCCGACGGCGAAAAACGTTGAACTTGATCGCCAACGCGTCCGTTTCCCCACTGGCCGGGGCGATTGTCATAAACGGGATTGAAGAGCACCAAAGCGTTTGGTTTTCGCGACACCCCGTCGCGAACCTCATCGTCCAGCATGCCAAGATAGGCAGCTAGGTGCCCCCCCGCCGAACCACCACCTGCAGCGATCCGATTCGGATCGATGCCAAGCTCGTCCGCATGCCCACGGATATAGCGAAAGGCATCCGAGACATCTTCGGTGCAGGTAATGGGGGGCGTATTCTTCGGGGTTCCCTTCAGCAACCGATACTCAACGCGAAAGCAAGCCACTCCACGGGCAGCCAGTTCTTTGCTGTGTTCTAGAAACTGCCCAGGTTTACCGCCGACCCAGCCACCACCGTGAAAGAAAACGACCGCCGCTCGAGGCGAATCGCCAACGGCTTCGGCAGGCCGTGTGTAGTCGATGCGAAGCTTTCGATCACCCACTTGTTTATAGACCATCGAACCTTCAACAGGTTCCGCCAATGCAGGGGAAGCGTCGTCAGCAGCGGTCGCGCCATCCCCCTCTGCACATACCGCGGAACCGCAACACGCGGACAGCCACACGCCAAAGAAGAGGAAAACAACCGATGCAATATTACTCATGTCGCGATGTACCATGGAGAACTCAATGTTGAATGACCAGCCACGCTCCAAAACAATTCCAAACGGCTGACTTTTTAAATGTGGCGCAAACCACGAAACAGAAATCTATCCCAAAAGATTGAGCACTCACTTCGATTCGAGTGAAAAATCTGCTGAGTCCGTCCCCCCCGCATCCACAACAATTGTCAATTCAGTATCGACATTGTACTTCGCTGGAAGCGATTCTTTTCGAGTAGGCCGGACCATATCACTTAAATACTCAGAGATCTGTTCAGCTGATATTTCAGGATTCAAATTCCCGCCCGCGATCTCCTCCTTTTCGAGTATCTGCCGAGCCTTAGAAATCTGTTCTTCCGTTGGCGACGCTACCTTGGTTGTAACAACACGCACGCGGTGCGTCCCTACAACAGCCCCGTCTTCGTTAGCGATAGGACAATTCAAGCTAAAACGGCCCATTGAATCCGTGCGTCCGTACGAAGGCTTGCCACTGGCGACTCCTTTAGCATCTCCGACCGGCTCAAAGATCAGTTTTGCATCCGATAGCGGCTGACCATCGAGCGTCACGACACCCGTCACCGGAACGTAGGTTTCACCGTTACCACAACCGAGCAAAAGTGCAACCACTCCCCCAAAAGCAAGGCATTTCCAAACACAAAGAAATCTAATCATCAAATGGTTCCAAAACAGAAACAAAAACGCAAAGACAAAACGACTCTATTGCCCTGGAACCTCACCACCGGCAATGGTTGCCATATTCCCAAGTACCACAAGGTCGATGGTCTCGGAAATGAAGGTAACGCTTCCATCGGCTTTGGCAAACTGCACACCACTAGGGTGAAAACTGCCAATAAACCGTTTGCAGGCGTTCGTCGACACACCTAAATCATTCGCTGTCTGTTCGCAAATCGCGTAATCCGTGATTCCAAAAGAGGGAACGGGATAGCCAACCGTTATCGAAGAGAGCGCATAAGAGGTGTAGCTATGAGCCCAAAAAGTTCCTCGAGTGGGAGTGGTCCTGGTATGGGCTTCGCCCACCAACAAGGTATGACTTGTACCGTCCACAATATCAGCAAATCGAGTCGGGCTAACACCATTACCGATCGCTGTTAGCACCCCTTTGTCCTGACTTCGAGTTACCGAGAAATGAGCCGCATCATCATAATATGCTGCCCCGTCGGATCGTCCTGACACACCACGATAGGAACTCGTTGCAAATTTGCGGCCGCAACAAGCACCCGTGGATGGCGTAAGCAACTGCCCAGCCCCTATATCGCTAGGGCAATTGTACGCTGGGAGACTGGTAGTTCGGACCGCTTCGTTAACCGATGAAAGACTGTCATGCACGTGACTATATTTGTCGTAGAGGCTTCCTTGTTCAATGAAGGGCAAAATGCCTGTCGCCCAGCCCATGAATCCACGAGCCGAAACAAACCCTGAGTGATTGAACTGGTTCGAACCAATCGGAAACGTTTTATTCACATCATTGTAATTGTGCATGGCCAAAGCCATCTGCTTGAGGTTGTTACCACATTGCATACGACGAGCCGCCTCACGCGCTGCTTGAACAGCAGGTAACAACAAGCCAACGAGCACACCGATAATTGCTATCACGACCAACAGTTCAACCAACGTGAACCCACCGCGCAATCGAACGCGATTCATACCACTCTCCTAACTTAGATAACGTAGAAAGCCAAGCTCAGGAAACTCCGTCCTGACCTAGCATCTTACCATGAAAGAAAAATAATACGACACTAAGGTCTGACAACAAGGGGATAGCCCCCTTTGAATCCACGTCGGCCCATGTAAGCACTCGACTCGATTGCCGATAAGCTTTTGCTGGAAAAGATTCTTCAGCGCGAGGGGAACGGATGGACCTAGAGATGCCCCAAGCAGGCGTTAAGCAATCGCCAAGAGGCTATGGGTAGGGAGGGTTCAAACCGAATCGTCCCTCTATACGTTGTCGGTGGCGCGACGGAACAGCATCCATGTCGCTGATTTAACTCAGCCTGAACACCAACGACCGCCTTCAAACCGAAAGAACCGAACGGCGCATTCTCATGGCGGAAAGACAAATCGTCACACCAATTAC comes from the Roseimaritima multifibrata genome and includes:
- a CDS encoding alpha/beta hydrolase, whose product is MSNIASVVFLFFGVWLSACCGSAVCAEGDGATAADDASPALAEPVEGSMVYKQVGDRKLRIDYTRPAEAVGDSPRAAVVFFHGGGWVGGKPGQFLEHSKELAARGVACFRVEYRLLKGTPKNTPPITCTEDVSDAFRYIRGHADELGIDPNRIAAGGGSAGGHLAAYLGMLDDEVRDGVSRKPNALVLFNPVYDNRPGQWGNGRVGDQVQRFSPSENITADDPPAIVFLGTNDSLIPVATAERFQKAMQDAGLRSELHLYKGQKHGFFNYKKQPGGGENYRDTTDKSIAFLDSLGWFDQTN
- a CDS encoding DUF4198 domain-containing protein, whose amino-acid sequence is MIRFLCVWKCLAFGGVVALLLGCGNGETYVPVTGVVTLDGQPLSDAKLIFEPVGDAKGVASGKPSYGRTDSMGRFSLNCPIANEDGAVVGTHRVRVVTTKVASPTEEQISKARQILEKEEIAGGNLNPEISAEQISEYLSDMVRPTRKESLPAKYNVDTELTIVVDAGGTDSADFSLESK
- a CDS encoding DUF1559 domain-containing protein gives rise to the protein MNRVRLRGGFTLVELLVVIAIIGVLVGLLLPAVQAAREAARRMQCGNNLKQMALAMHNYNDVNKTFPIGSNQFNHSGFVSARGFMGWATGILPFIEQGSLYDKYSHVHDSLSSVNEAVRTTSLPAYNCPSDIGAGQLLTPSTGACCGRKFATSSYRGVSGRSDGAAYYDDAAHFSVTRSQDKGVLTAIGNGVSPTRFADIVDGTSHTLLVGEAHTRTTPTRGTFWAHSYTSYALSSITVGYPVPSFGITDYAICEQTANDLGVSTNACKRFIGSFHPSGVQFAKADGSVTFISETIDLVVLGNMATIAGGEVPGQ
- a CDS encoding carbon storage regulator codes for the protein MLVLSRKLNEKIQLGDNITVTVLRIQGNTIRLGIEAPREVRVVRGELEPLEEKDLPSNQDRLFKKIAEPTKTGKRSTAVNEAPRDAVSYQRSKTSTARPLAKLVAAAKKPTANLQQTL